A genomic window from Providencia alcalifaciens includes:
- the rpiA gene encoding ribose-5-phosphate isomerase RpiA encodes MTQDELKKAVGWAALEYVKPGTIVGVGTGSTASHFIDALATMKGQIEGAVSSSEASTQKLKSLGIPVFDCNSVDSLDIYVDGADEVDGNMNMIKGGGAALTREKIVSAIAKTFVCIVDQSKLVGVLGKFPLPVEVIPMARSYVARELVKLGGQPVYRENVVTDNGNVILDVHNLEILDPVALENKINGIAGVVTVGLFANRGADVVLMGTADGVKTIKL; translated from the coding sequence ATGACTCAGGATGAATTAAAAAAAGCAGTAGGTTGGGCGGCATTAGAATATGTTAAACCGGGCACCATTGTTGGTGTTGGTACTGGTTCTACTGCATCTCACTTTATTGATGCATTAGCAACAATGAAGGGGCAAATCGAAGGCGCAGTTTCTAGCTCTGAAGCATCAACGCAAAAATTAAAATCCTTGGGTATTCCCGTTTTTGACTGTAATAGCGTGGATTCATTAGATATCTATGTTGATGGTGCTGATGAAGTTGACGGTAACATGAACATGATTAAAGGCGGCGGTGCAGCATTAACCCGTGAAAAAATCGTGTCTGCTATTGCTAAAACATTCGTGTGTATCGTGGACCAATCTAAGCTGGTGGGTGTGTTGGGTAAATTCCCTCTGCCAGTGGAAGTGATCCCAATGGCGCGTAGCTATGTGGCTCGTGAGCTAGTTAAACTAGGTGGTCAGCCAGTGTACCGTGAAAATGTGGTGACTGATAACGGCAACGTTATTTTAGATGTTCACAATTTAGAGATCCTCGACCCAGTCGCATTAGAAAATAAAATCAATGGCATTGCTGGCGTTGTGACGGTGGGCTTATTTGCTAACCGTGGTGCTGATGTCGTCCTGATGGGAACGGCTGACGGCGTAAAAACGATTAAGTTGTAA